A stretch of Zootoca vivipara chromosome 13, rZooViv1.1, whole genome shotgun sequence DNA encodes these proteins:
- the LOC118094452 gene encoding zinc finger protein 557-like — MRITVRRRICLQKRVLIPLRQRGLRWTPERGRWVKEGCRQDLLIHLFIILVEGKQWLRNRIRLQFLSKMLLFAEEWALLDPAQRALHQDFMEETCRTMISLGGDELEIKKKEQHDKILTVEKPHQDLECGENFSQSSHATSHQRNPIGKKPYPCLECEKSFNHSSHFKAHKRIHTGEKPYQCLECEKLFTTRSDFHRHKRVHSGEKPYQCLECGKSFSRRSHLTSHQRIHTGEKPYQCLECKKFFTTRSNFHDHKRIHSGEKPYQCVECGKSFTWRKSLTIHQRIHIGEKPYQCLECEKLFTTRSGFHRHKRVHSGAKPYWCLECGKSFSQRANLTSHQIIHTWRNHISASNAQSALLHEKRYGDIRKFTLGRNHSQGAKSVERGTSGSPPAPIGGVCLEFRGNPAPRGGKSRESDAAPRKSPRSSGLGMKKSAEPLWRLLYTPVSLKKSPGAGRVAVTGPFFRVPSLSSRGEASCQRRRAVDSFKRK, encoded by the exons ATGAGAAtaactgtgag GAGAAGGATCTGCTTGCAGAAACGGGTCCTGATTCCTCTGAGGCAGAGAGGACTTCGCTGGACGCCAGAGAGAGGccgctgg GTGAAAGAAGGATGCCGGCAAGACCTCCTCATCCATCTCTTCATCATCCTGGTGGAGGGGAAGCAGTGGCTGAGGAACCGgatcag GCTTCAGTTTCTTTCGAAGATGTTGCTGTTCgctgaggagtgggcgttgctggatcctgcccagagagctctgcatcagGACTTCATGGAGGAGACTTGTAGGACCATGATCTCTCTTG GTGGTGATGaattagaaattaagaaaaaGGAACAACATGACAAAATCCTCACAGTGGAGAAGCCACATCAAGATTTGGAGTGTGGAGagaacttcagtcagagctcccatgccacttcccatcaaagaaatccAATTGGGAAGAAACCCTATCCGTGTTTGgaatgtgaaaagagcttcaatcacagctcacatttcaaagcacataaaagaattcatactggggagaaaccatatcagtgcttggaatgtgagaAGTTATTTACTACAAGAAGTGACTTCCATCGTCATAAGAGagttcacagtggggagaaaccatatcagtgcttggaatgtgggaagagcttcagtcggaggtcccatctcacttcccatcaaagaattcatacaggggagaaaccatatcagtgcttggaatgtaaGAAGTTCTTTACTACAAGAAGTAACTTCCATGATCATAAGAGAATTCACAGTGGGGAAAAACcatatcagtgcgtggaatgtgggaagagcttcacttgGAGGAAAAGTCTTActatccatcaaagaattcatataggagagaaaccatatcagtgcttggaatgtgaaaAGTTATTTACTACAAGAAGTGGCTTCCATCGACATAAGAGAGTTCACAGTGGGGCGAAACCATAttggtgcttggaatgtgggaagagcttcagtcagagggccaatctcacttcccatcaaataattcatacttgGAGGAACCATATTAGTGCTTCGAATGCACAAAGTGCTTTGCTGCATGAAAAGCGTTATGGCGACATAAGAAAATTCACCCTGGGGAGAAACCACTCCCAAGgtgccaagagtgtggaaagaggaACTTCTGGTTCACCGCCAGCGCCAATCGGCGGGGTTTGCCTCGAGTTTCGAGGAAACCCAGCTCCGCGAGGTGGGAAGAGCCGCGAGAGCGACGCGGCCCCCCGAAAGAGCCCCAGATCGAGCGGTCTGGGGATGAAGAAGTCGGCAGAGCCCCTTTGGCGACTCCTTTACACCCCGGTAAGCTTGAAAAAGAGCCCCGGAGCAGGTAGAGTGGCAGTCACAGGGCCATTTTTTCGAGTGCCATCGTTATCCTCGCGGGGTGAAGCTTCGTGCCAACGGCGGAGAGCGGTggattcttttaaaagaaaataa